The Ornithodoros turicata isolate Travis chromosome 7, ASM3712646v1, whole genome shotgun sequence genome includes a region encoding these proteins:
- the LOC135401517 gene encoding uncharacterized protein LOC135401517 isoform X3 produces MYRISIWSGLLLTVYMTIGSCVEVRLQKREADIYAKCLPALLEDVQHVAAAIQITLIPPRFSPEEECVLKGEYAYMVSYAKEGEEPQRWKPPGTEGPIVLRNLKPSTAYRITVAMSYHYTSTNQAKETPDFLIETKTTNLAVPPPPTTEIKLVDSSLLNKTQQMYEFPYNIFSDANGMLEGVRTLVAQDTEIDKCEQPVTWKEAHSQSPIKCYNAGRDDRLNSGCKLKHPTVTCVLGFQEEEECGDRICNGPLTPGVKYGVKIRGTNEAGSTDSKPVFFTAGSPPGAAGSDSGAGGKGSDVGGNGSGRTTCGSSSLIGAITFFVVLAMTK; encoded by the exons ATGTATAGGATATCAATTTGGTCAggcctcttactcacg GTCTACATGACAATCGGTTCATGTGTAGAAGTACGGTTGCAGAAGCGGGAAGCGGATATCTATGCCAAATGTC TTCCCGCACTCCTTGAGGACGTGCAGCACGTCGCTGCGGCTATTCAAATCACTCTCATTCCGCCGCGCTTCTCCCCTGAGGAAGAGTGTGTGCTTAAAGGGGAGTACGCGTACATGGTCTCGTATGCAAAGGAAGGCGAAGAACCGCAACGCTGGAAACCTCCAGGCACTGAAGGACCCATAGTCCTCCGTAACCTCAAGCCCTCGACAGCGTACAGAATAACGGTAGCCATGAGCTACCACTACACCAGCACAAATCAGGCGAAGGAAACACCAGACTTCCTAATTGAGACGAAAACCACGAACCTCGCAG TTCCTCCGCCGCCGACTACGGAAATCAAACTGGTGGATTCCTCCCTGCTGAACAAGACCCAGCAGATGTATGAATTTCCTTACAACATCTTCAGTGACGCCAACGGGATGCTCGAAGGCGTCCGTACACTCGTGGCACAGGACACGGAAATAG ATAAGTGCGAGCAGCCAGTTACGTGGAAAGAAGCCCATTCGCAGTCCCCCATCAAGTGTTACAATGCCGGACGTGACGACC GGCTTAATTCAGGTTGCAAATTGAAGCATCCTACGGTGACATGCGTGTTGGGTtttcaagaagaagaagaatgcggtGACCGTATATGCAATGGACCACTGACGCCTGGCGTCAAGTACGG TGTAAAGATAAGGGGGACCAACGAGGCTGGGTCCACAGATTCCAAGCCTGTCTTCTTCACAGCTGGAAGCCCACCTGGCGCTG CTGGCAGTGACAGTGGTGCCGGTGGCAAAGGCAGCGATGTAGGTGGCAACGGCAGTGGCAGAACGACGTGTGGAAGCTCCTCGCTGATCGGTGCTATCACGTTTTTCGTAGTACTCGCA ATGACGAAATAG
- the LOC135401517 gene encoding uncharacterized protein LOC135401517 isoform X4 has protein sequence MYRISIWSGILLTVYMTIGSCVEVRLQKREADIYAKCLPALLEDVQHVAAAIQITLIPPRFSPEEECVLKGEYAYMVSYAKEGEEPQRWKPPGTEGPIVLRNLKPSTAYRITVAMSYHYTSTNQAKETPDFLIETKTTNLAVPPPPTTEIKLVDSSLLNKTQQMYEFPYNIFSDANGMLEGVRTLVAQDTEIDKCEQPVTWKEAHSQSPIKCYNAGRDDRLNSGCKLKHPTVTCVLGFQEEEECGDRICNGPLTPGVKYGVKIRGTNEAGSTDSKPVFFTAGSPPGAAGSDSGAGGKGSDVGGNGSGRTTCGSSSLIGAITFFVVLAMTK, from the exons GTCTACATGACAATCGGTTCATGTGTAGAAGTACGGTTGCAGAAGCGGGAAGCGGATATCTATGCCAAATGTC TTCCCGCACTCCTTGAGGACGTGCAGCACGTCGCTGCGGCTATTCAAATCACTCTCATTCCGCCGCGCTTCTCCCCTGAGGAAGAGTGTGTGCTTAAAGGGGAGTACGCGTACATGGTCTCGTATGCAAAGGAAGGCGAAGAACCGCAACGCTGGAAACCTCCAGGCACTGAAGGACCCATAGTCCTCCGTAACCTCAAGCCCTCGACAGCGTACAGAATAACGGTAGCCATGAGCTACCACTACACCAGCACAAATCAGGCGAAGGAAACACCAGACTTCCTAATTGAGACGAAAACCACGAACCTCGCAG TTCCTCCGCCGCCGACTACGGAAATCAAACTGGTGGATTCCTCCCTGCTGAACAAGACCCAGCAGATGTATGAATTTCCTTACAACATCTTCAGTGACGCCAACGGGATGCTCGAAGGCGTCCGTACACTCGTGGCACAGGACACGGAAATAG ATAAGTGCGAGCAGCCAGTTACGTGGAAAGAAGCCCATTCGCAGTCCCCCATCAAGTGTTACAATGCCGGACGTGACGACC GGCTTAATTCAGGTTGCAAATTGAAGCATCCTACGGTGACATGCGTGTTGGGTtttcaagaagaagaagaatgcggtGACCGTATATGCAATGGACCACTGACGCCTGGCGTCAAGTACGG TGTAAAGATAAGGGGGACCAACGAGGCTGGGTCCACAGATTCCAAGCCTGTCTTCTTCACAGCTGGAAGCCCACCTGGCGCTG CTGGCAGTGACAGTGGTGCCGGTGGCAAAGGCAGCGATGTAGGTGGCAACGGCAGTGGCAGAACGACGTGTGGAAGCTCCTCGCTGATCGGTGCTATCACGTTTTTCGTAGTACTCGCA ATGACGAAATAG
- the LOC135401521 gene encoding uncharacterized protein LOC135401521, which yields MHRISIWSALLLAVCVALGSPALGHAKCIPELLKDVKYVPGADSITLIPPRFTPEEECVLKGQYWYVASYAKEGEGPIPWIPVRIEGPVVIQHLTPSTTYNIKIAMRYIYTSLTSRKQVEETPEFPIEAKTIALAVPPPPTKEIKLMDSSHLNKTQQEFEIPSDIFSNVNGALKKIYALVAQDTEIDKCEEPVTWRIAHSHSPIKCYKAGAENELHLPCQFKDDSALTCVLGSQEGCDGDMCNGPLTPGVKYGVKLRAINEAGSTDSKPAFFTAGSPPGAAGSGRTVSGSSSLIGGITFFAVLAMTK from the exons ATGCATAGGATTTCGATTTGGTCAGCTCTCTTACTCGCG GTCTGCGTGGCACTAGGTTCGCCTGCATTGGGTCACGCCAAATGTA TTCCCGAACTCCTTAAAGATGTGAAGTACGTCCCTGGAGCCGACTCGATCACACTCATTCCGCCGCGCTTCACCCCCGAGGAAGAGTGTGTGCTCAAAGGGCAGTACTGGTACGTGGCCTCGTACGCAAAAGAAGGCGAGGGACCGATACCCTGGATACCCGTACGCATCGAAGGACCCGTCGTCATCCAACACCTCACGCCCTCGACGACGTACAATATAAAAATTGCCATGAGATACATCTATACCAGCCTCACCAGCAGAAAACAAGTTGAGGAAACACCAGAATTCCCAATTGAGGCGAAAACCATAGCCCTCGCAG TGCCACCCCCACCGACCAAGGAAATCAAACTGATGGATTCATCCCACCTGAATAAGACCCAGCAGGAGTTTGAAATTCCCTCCGACATCTTCAGTAACGTCAACGGGGCTCTCAAAAAAATCTATGCACTCGTGGCACAGGACACGGAAATAG ATAAATGCGAGGAGCCAGTTACGTGGAGAATAGCCCATTCGCACTCCCCCATCAAGTGTTACAAAGCTGGAGCCGAAAACG AGCTTCATTTACCTTGTCAGTTTAAAGATGACAGTGCGCTGACATGCGTATTGGGGTCGCAAGAAGGATGCGATGGCGATATGTGCAATGGACCACTGACGCCTGGCGTCAAGTACGG GGTAAAGCTAAGGGCCATTAACGAGGCTGGGTCCACAGATTCCAAGCCAGCTTTCTTCACAGCTGGAAGCCCACCTGGCGCTG CTGGCAGTGGCAGAACAGTCAGTGGAAGCTCCTCGCTGATCGGTGGTATCACATTCTTCGCAGTTCTCGCA ATGACGAAATAG